One genomic window of Maribacter aquivivus includes the following:
- the ftsH gene encoding ATP-dependent zinc metalloprotease FtsH yields the protein MKNSNNTEDKNIHNKNRNRTPPYGSYGYSWFYIMLFILMIVFYITVSSTNKTKEIGWSTFEQEILAEHDVEKIVVINKEIADIYIKPELFEKEKYKWITDGFFNNKMGPHFRMNIGSVETFENKLQQAQQDFSKEELIDVKYNSQTSWTNILAWLLPLVFIIFFWIYLLRRLGSGNSASGTLFNFGKSTATLTEKDTKSSFTFNDIAGLKEAKAEVMEVVDFLKNPERYTKLGAKIPKGVMLVGPPGTGKTLMAKAVAGEAKVPFFSISGSEFVEMFVGVGASRVRDLFKKAKEKAPSIVFIDEIDAVGRSRGKINAFQANDERESTLNQLLTELDGFGKNTGVIVLAATNRPDVLDKALLRPGRFDRHIYLELPTKEEREEIFGVHLRPLKLSKNVDSSLLAKLSPGFSGADIANICNEAALIAARKNKKEVEHADFMEARDRVIGGLERKSKIISAKEKEIVAYHEAGHAVASWYLKHVDSLFKVSIIPRGKSLGAAWYLPEERQIVTKAQFMDQICASLGGRVAEEIIFDEISTGALDDLEKVTKQAYAMVAYYGLDKEIGPISFYDSTGQNEHILSKPYSEEMAKLIDKEVQELITTAYERTKNLLVKHRVKLEKLAKLLLKQEVVEKDSLEHLLGKRELKELVEKQQ from the coding sequence ATGAAAAATTCGAATAATACAGAAGATAAGAATATACATAACAAAAATAGAAATAGAACGCCACCATATGGCAGCTATGGCTATAGCTGGTTCTACATCATGTTGTTTATTTTAATGATTGTTTTTTACATAACTGTCTCAAGTACAAATAAAACTAAAGAAATAGGATGGTCAACTTTTGAGCAAGAAATTTTAGCAGAACATGATGTAGAAAAGATTGTAGTAATCAATAAAGAGATTGCCGATATTTATATTAAACCCGAGCTTTTTGAAAAAGAAAAGTATAAATGGATTACCGATGGGTTCTTTAATAACAAAATGGGTCCACACTTTAGAATGAACATAGGGTCTGTAGAAACTTTTGAAAATAAATTACAACAGGCCCAACAAGATTTTTCTAAAGAAGAATTAATTGATGTAAAATATAATAGCCAAACTTCTTGGACAAATATACTAGCATGGTTATTGCCACTTGTCTTCATTATTTTTTTCTGGATCTATCTACTAAGAAGACTAGGAAGTGGAAATTCTGCAAGTGGTACATTATTTAATTTTGGAAAATCTACCGCTACCTTAACAGAGAAAGACACCAAAAGTAGTTTTACCTTTAATGACATAGCCGGTCTTAAAGAAGCTAAAGCCGAAGTAATGGAGGTTGTCGATTTTCTAAAAAACCCAGAAAGGTATACCAAACTAGGGGCTAAAATTCCAAAAGGGGTAATGCTAGTTGGCCCTCCCGGAACAGGAAAAACATTAATGGCAAAAGCAGTGGCAGGTGAAGCCAAGGTGCCTTTTTTCTCCATTTCTGGTTCTGAGTTTGTAGAAATGTTCGTTGGGGTCGGTGCTTCACGTGTTCGCGACCTGTTTAAAAAGGCAAAGGAAAAAGCCCCAAGCATTGTTTTTATCGACGAAATTGATGCCGTTGGCCGTTCTCGTGGAAAAATAAATGCCTTTCAAGCCAATGACGAAAGAGAAAGTACCTTAAATCAATTGCTTACAGAACTTGATGGTTTTGGAAAAAACACCGGAGTTATCGTATTGGCGGCAACTAATCGGCCCGATGTTTTAGACAAGGCACTTTTACGACCCGGCCGCTTTGATCGCCATATTTACTTAGAACTACCAACAAAAGAAGAACGAGAAGAAATTTTTGGTGTACATCTACGCCCTTTAAAACTATCAAAAAATGTTGATAGTTCATTACTTGCCAAACTGAGCCCTGGTTTTTCTGGTGCTGATATTGCCAATATCTGCAATGAAGCAGCCTTAATTGCAGCCAGAAAGAACAAAAAAGAAGTAGAACATGCAGATTTTATGGAAGCAAGAGATCGTGTAATTGGAGGATTAGAGCGAAAAAGCAAGATTATTTCGGCCAAAGAAAAAGAAATAGTAGCCTATCACGAAGCTGGTCATGCCGTTGCTAGTTGGTATTTAAAGCATGTAGATTCTTTGTTTAAGGTTTCTATAATACCACGAGGAAAATCTTTAGGCGCTGCATGGTATTTACCCGAAGAGCGCCAAATAGTAACCAAAGCACAATTCATGGATCAAATTTGTGCATCGTTAGGCGGACGAGTAGCAGAAGAAATCATTTTTGACGAAATATCTACAGGTGCTTTAGACGATCTAGAAAAAGTAACTAAGCAAGCCTATGCAATGGTTGCCTATTATGGTTTGGATAAAGAAATAGGACCCATTAGTTTTTACGATTCTACTGGGCAAAACGAACATATACTAAGCAAACCATATAGTGAAGAAATGGCAAAACTTATAGATAAAGAAGTACAAGAATTAATTACTACTGCCTACGAGAGAACAAAAAATTTATTAGTAAAGCATAGAGTTAAACTTGAAAAACTAGCCAAACTCTTATTAAAACAAGAAGTGGTAGAAAAAGATAGTTTAGAACATTTGCTTGGCAAACGAGAATTAAAAGAATTAGTGGAAAAGCAACAATAA
- a CDS encoding CheR family methyltransferase, with amino-acid sequence MCFCLYLVTINKGIVKEIMAKKNAPIPKSSKTNAPLKKSTNENSENNFLIVGMGASAGGLETFNDFFEIMPENSGMAFVLVQHLDPTHKSLMVDLIEKHTQMKISEVVEHTKVLPNHIYVIPPNKDMAIFNGILHLMDPTQARGFRKPIDYFFRSLAEDQMDKAIGIVLSGTGTEGTLGLKNIKNQGGLAIVQEPKSAKYDGMPRSVIAANAHDFILPVKDIPQKLLQYAKNRKFGTNKKNSNFDSAKEHLEKVFILLRNETGCNFGDYKSSTVIRRIDKRMALNQIDKLENYVKYLQKERDEVLKLFNELLIGVTGFFRDPEAFEALRKAIITEILDKKKDGETIRIWVAGCSTGEEAYSLAILFDEEIRKGTKKLKVQIFASDLDVNAIGLARQGVYPETIAVDVGAERLSRYFQGEKSTYRIKKEIRDQIIFAEHNLIKDPPFSKQDLVSCRNLLIYLNLEAQKRVYTIFHYALNTGALLFLGNSESLGEFANLYSVIDRKNKIFKHKDVITKKIPDITQLFHEPIQINTENSIPIKIQPRENLSGITERLLLATYAPACTIINNEGDAVYFSGNTGKYLQPSPGEAKLNIVEMAREGLKTDLRALIVKARKSKKTEVRKGVNVKTNGKFETIILKIRPFESPKNYEGYYMITFEEMEQIEATTIEVKPAQTHEVSEMFALEQELIATKEYLRSTIEELEVSNEELKSSNEELQSSNEELQSTNEELETSKEELQSVNEEIVTMNTELSSKIDELAQAYDDMNNLLASTEIGTIFLDAQLKIKRFTPPMTKIINLIQTDIGRPINHLSSNLIYDGLSNDVEKVLNKLTPITTSVKSGDGIWYKMQILPYRTSENMIEGVVITFVDITNEKQLTNELKTAKENYEHLLEMSRTIVYTQDKNLVYTTIGNIQPNFQFVKMIGKKDSDFYSKEDTARLEELKLEVIKNKKTIRKNVSLNIGNTAYLYDVMIRPILKNNTVEGIACTLIDITELHEAEKNIAKLKKNSNNGPKSS; translated from the coding sequence ATGTGCTTTTGCTTATATTTGGTAACCATCAATAAAGGTATAGTTAAAGAGATTATGGCCAAGAAAAATGCACCCATTCCAAAGAGTAGTAAAACAAATGCTCCATTAAAAAAGAGTACCAATGAAAATTCTGAAAACAATTTTTTAATTGTTGGTATGGGAGCGTCGGCTGGTGGTCTAGAGACTTTCAATGATTTTTTTGAAATCATGCCAGAAAATTCAGGCATGGCATTCGTTCTAGTGCAACACTTAGATCCTACCCACAAAAGTCTAATGGTAGATTTAATAGAAAAACATACCCAGATGAAAATATCTGAAGTTGTTGAACATACCAAAGTACTACCTAACCATATCTATGTTATTCCGCCCAATAAAGACATGGCAATTTTTAATGGTATTTTACACCTTATGGATCCCACCCAAGCACGTGGATTTCGAAAGCCTATCGATTATTTCTTTCGTTCATTGGCAGAAGATCAAATGGATAAAGCCATTGGCATTGTACTATCTGGCACTGGTACCGAAGGTACATTAGGTTTAAAAAACATCAAAAATCAAGGTGGCCTCGCCATTGTGCAAGAACCAAAAAGCGCAAAATATGATGGTATGCCACGAAGTGTAATCGCAGCTAATGCCCACGACTTTATACTACCTGTAAAAGATATACCTCAAAAATTATTACAATACGCAAAGAATCGAAAATTCGGTACGAATAAAAAAAATTCCAATTTTGATTCAGCAAAAGAACATTTAGAAAAAGTTTTCATTTTATTACGAAACGAGACAGGATGTAATTTTGGGGATTATAAAAGCAGTACTGTTATTCGTAGAATTGATAAACGAATGGCTCTAAATCAAATAGATAAGCTAGAAAATTATGTTAAGTATCTACAAAAAGAACGTGATGAAGTATTAAAACTTTTTAATGAACTACTTATAGGGGTTACTGGTTTTTTTCGTGATCCAGAAGCATTTGAGGCTTTACGAAAAGCTATAATTACTGAGATATTAGATAAAAAGAAAGATGGCGAAACTATTCGTATTTGGGTAGCAGGTTGTTCAACAGGCGAAGAAGCTTATTCACTAGCTATACTTTTTGATGAAGAAATACGAAAAGGAACCAAAAAACTTAAAGTTCAAATATTCGCATCAGATTTAGACGTTAATGCAATAGGTTTGGCCAGACAAGGTGTATATCCTGAAACTATTGCTGTAGATGTAGGTGCAGAACGTCTTTCACGTTATTTTCAAGGAGAAAAATCTACCTATAGAATTAAAAAAGAAATTCGCGATCAAATTATTTTTGCGGAACATAATCTAATAAAAGACCCTCCTTTTTCTAAACAAGACTTGGTAAGTTGTAGAAACCTCTTGATCTATCTAAATTTAGAGGCTCAAAAAAGGGTATACACTATTTTTCATTATGCATTGAACACAGGTGCTTTGCTATTTTTAGGAAATTCAGAATCTTTAGGAGAATTTGCCAACCTGTATTCTGTTATAGACCGAAAAAATAAAATTTTCAAACACAAAGATGTCATTACTAAAAAAATACCCGATATAACTCAACTATTTCATGAGCCTATTCAAATTAATACAGAAAATTCAATCCCTATAAAAATACAACCACGTGAAAATTTATCAGGTATAACCGAACGACTTCTTTTGGCTACATATGCACCAGCCTGCACTATTATTAATAATGAGGGTGATGCTGTATATTTCTCTGGTAATACGGGTAAATATCTACAACCGTCACCAGGCGAGGCTAAATTAAATATTGTTGAGATGGCGCGTGAAGGGCTCAAGACCGATCTGCGTGCACTAATAGTAAAGGCCAGAAAAAGTAAAAAAACAGAAGTTCGTAAAGGGGTAAATGTAAAAACGAACGGAAAATTCGAAACAATTATCCTTAAAATAAGACCATTTGAATCGCCCAAAAACTATGAAGGTTATTATATGATAACTTTTGAAGAAATGGAACAAATTGAGGCAACAACTATAGAAGTTAAGCCTGCTCAAACACATGAAGTGTCTGAAATGTTTGCATTAGAACAAGAACTAATCGCTACTAAAGAATATTTACGTTCTACCATTGAAGAATTAGAAGTCTCTAACGAGGAGTTAAAATCAAGTAATGAAGAATTACAGTCAAGTAATGAAGAACTACAAAGTACAAATGAAGAACTTGAAACCTCAAAAGAAGAATTACAAAGCGTAAATGAAGAAATTGTTACTATGAATACAGAGCTTTCATCGAAAATAGATGAACTGGCCCAAGCATATGATGACATGAACAATTTATTGGCAAGTACTGAAATAGGTACTATTTTTCTTGATGCCCAATTGAAAATTAAACGGTTTACCCCGCCGATGACTAAAATCATTAATCTGATACAAACAGATATAGGGCGCCCTATAAATCATTTATCATCGAACCTAATCTACGATGGCCTTAGTAATGATGTAGAAAAGGTATTGAATAAACTTACCCCAATTACCACATCTGTTAAAAGTGGCGATGGCATATGGTACAAAATGCAAATTTTACCCTACCGCACCTCTGAGAACATGATCGAAGGGGTAGTAATTACTTTTGTTGATATAACCAATGAAAAACAATTGACCAATGAGCTAAAAACTGCCAAGGAAAATTATGAGCATTTATTAGAGATGTCAAGAACCATTGTCTATACCCAAGACAAAAATTTAGTCTATACCACAATTGGTAATATTCAACCTAATTTTCAATTTGTAAAAATGATTGGAAAGAAAGACAGTGATTTTTACTCTAAAGAAGATACAGCTAGGTTAGAAGAATTGAAACTGGAGGTTATCAAAAATAAAAAGACCATTCGCAAAAATGTATCTCTAAATATTGGCAATACCGCTTATCTATATGATGTAATGATTAGACCAATATTAAAGAATAATACCGTAGAAGGAATTGCTTGTACCCTAATTGACATAACAGAATTGCATGAAGCTGAAAAAAATATAGCAAAACTTAAAAAAAATTCAAATAATGGCCCTAAATCCAGTTAA